CTTGCGAGCGTCCAGGTAGCTGACGATAAACTCAGAGTTCTGATAGATGAGCATGCCAGACAATGTCAGCACCGCGCCGGCACAGCTGAGGGTGGACAGTTCGCTGCCAAAAAGCAGCTGAGACAACAGCAGGTTCCCCACCACGCTCAGGTTGCCGAGGATATGCAGAGTGACGGCAGAGGTGAGCGTGATGACGCAGCAGCTGGCCAAGTTGTACATGACAGAGCCCAGGCAGCTGAGCAAGATGAAGACCCACAGGTGGCGGTCGTAATGCAGCGGCGACTCCAGCATAGCCCAGTTTTCTAAGGCCAGAGCCGCCACGGCCAAGATGCAGAAGCTAGGAATGGACATCAGgtagagcagaaacacagagttGATTTTCTCCTCCTGAAGTAAGATGCCTgagtaaacagagaaaaatatgcaGTGTTACATATGTAACCCCTATGATAGTGCACAGCATCACATGTAAATCAAGGTTTTGACTGGAAGCTTTTAACCAAAACACCTGCTCTAACAGTGTGTCAGTAAAGTAAACAGGGAAACAAGGGACAACAACAAGTGAGTGATGATGAAAAAAGCTTGCTAAAACTTGAATTTCTGTATGTGATGTGAAATACCATAGTGAATGTATGCTGGAGACCTCAGAGATATTGCTCACATACATTTCCTCCAATTTAGTGAACTGTTTAGATGACATAACAGAAGGTTCCTGTGTTTTCAtagtcaaaacaacaaaacacagaatcGTCTTTGTTCACTGATCAGCTCATTCAATGAGCTTTGAAGCCTTCTGATAGCAGGAAAATGGTAGGAAATTATGCAAAACTCATAATAAAATTTGTGTGTAATTATGCCTTGATGTCTGGACATGCAAACCAAAACACATCTATGAACACTGTTATTGAATACAGGCCCAAACCTGTGACCCTGGGCCTGGTACACAAAAAGACGCGTACTACCAAAGTGTGTCTGAGAAAAGTAAACTTATATGGGAGACTGTTACAACAACAAGTGTAAGAGGATGAAAATAGCTTGTGGAAACTTGAGACAGCATCATCCAGCTAGTTTGGCACCTCAGGATGGACTCAAAGTTTTGGTCATGATTAAAATTAAACCTAATGTGCAGCAACTTAAATTGGTTGGACCTTGTTTACAAAGTGAGCTCCAAatgtaaaagcagttttttcttcctgtatatgtatgtaaacAGGCAACATCTGCACTCTTGTACTGTTTGACACAGAGGAGCGATACTGGACTTTTGAGTGAGTTTGGGGATTAAAATGAGAAACCTCTAGACAGAATCCTGCATCTGTAACTGTGAGGCACCCCTCTGCTCTGCCAGGTACCAAATATGTAGCATTAACATCCTTATGAGCAAACCTGAATATCTGCTTTAGTGTTACGCAACAATTAAATACAGGGCCTCTATATATTTTTAGAAACTCATtaccttctttttcttctctgactACTTCGATGTTTTGGAGACTAATGACGTTAGAAAACCTAATCCATTGCACACAGAAACCAACTCTAAAGCAATTCCTTCCATAAATTGTTTCCCTGAGAGCACAGAACATTAGATTATTGAGTACATTGGAGTACAGTGAAGGCAAAACTCTATGTGACATTAGTTCAAGAAATGAATATGTCGAAAAATGGGTGCTTTCTACAGATAGTCTCTTTATTTATATCTCCTGAGTTACAATATATGGTAACAGTGAGACTTGTCATGGACGTCCTGTTTTCTAAGTCTAAAACATGttgcaataaagaaaacatactTGGAGGGCAGTCACTCTGATCTGTCTGTCAAAAGTGCTCCAGggcctctgtttgttttggaatttctgaaatgcagtttgtgttaaatagtctattcagaaaacagacacatgggTGACAAATAATAGAAACTTAAGCCTTTTCCACCAACTTTCCAACTATCAAAAACCAACATAAACAGTCCCCAGATCATCATGTAGCAGCATGTGTGGAAACCCTGGCcaatctaacacacacacacacacacacacacacacacacacacacacacacacacacacacacacacagatgtttgtaTCATGTTTCCTAAGATACCAAAAAGCACCACTGTGACATTCCACCttaatgtgtgggtgtgttacTGTGCTGAGAAGTGAATCACTAAATAGTTCCAGGACCGCAGACTGCCGTCGAGTCTGAACGGAAACACTAAAATAACCTCTTATGCCTGTGTCATGAGATGAACTTTTCAGTATCTTACTCACAAATGTCACTTTCTATAgcgacaacaaaaacaaaacagacatcaACAACCGAGGTGGGAAACACTGAAGTGACACAGTAGATGTGTACTTACTCTGCTGAATGGACTTGACCCCCCTCAACATGGTcgctgcaaacacaaagaagcagCCAGTCTGATCGAACTGGACCTCTCCCATGATGCTGAAGGAGGCTCCCAGGCAGATAGGCATCATGGCTGTGTATTTGAGGATGTGATGCTGCTTGCCCAGGATCAGCGTGGAGATGGCCAGAGTAAAGAGTGGGGTGGTGGTATAGATCATTTGTGCAAATGACAGCTGGACATAGTTCAGACCCATGTTTCCAAAGGCGATGCTGGCACAAAATGTCAGACTCAACAGGAACACCTTACATTTTGCGTTGGGGGTCAGGTCCTGCTCTCCAGCCCCTCTGTGGCGGATCACCCGCAGTTTGATCAACCCATAGTCCACCACTATGGCTGTCAGCATGTGCAgcgctgacagcagcagagggtaCCTGAAGTTGTAAACGGCAAATATCCATTTGTTGAGGCTGGAGATGGTGGTCCCTGTCACCAGCCAAACAataacagcagacagcagatggAGCATCTCTGCGGGTggcctcctcctgcctctgtcttGCAGAGTCGCCTCGCATTTTGAGAAGCCATCGGCGCTGATCATGTTCGTATCATTGTCCTctctaaaagaaaaacacatgttgagGCCGTGCCTCTCATCTCCAGCTGTAACATACAATCAAACCGGCAAGCTTTGGGCTATAAATCGCGAAAATAACCTGCGacacagctgctctctctcctctgcggCGTGGGCCAGTCTTTTTTGTTCGGTAAACCTGCATTTATTCTGCGCCGCCTACGGACACGTGTTTCTATTTTGCATGACGGGCTGGTTGTGTAACTTAGCTTACCCTGCGCAGCAAAATGACACACGCTGGACCAGGAAGGCAGGCAGACGAGAGGAatgaggagaggtgagagcTGTTCGGGGACAGCTGGGAAACAGTGCGTGCCTTCTCCACGACCGGGATTGAGGGGATTGCTTTTTATCCTGACATGCAGCAAACGCATCAGCGTGATGCACCTACCCCCCCAGCAGTGTAGTAAACATGGGGCACACTGGATGCGCCTGTAAATAAATCTAACAAATATGAGACAGcgcagaagcagcagcagctcgcaTGAGTTACATTTTTTCTCTTCTAACACTGGCTTTAAATAGCTGCTTGCTTCATTGCCAGAGGAGATCTTGTGATTCCCTTTCCGAGCACTGGAGCAGAGGGAAACCCTGACAACCCACACTGTGTTGTTCCCAAACACTAACTCCGTTACACCGCATACCACGTAGCGTTAGCAAGTCAAGACAGCGGTTTCATTCGTGATGTTGTGCGGTTTATGTCACACAGCTGGGCGGCTCGGTAAACGTTAACACCTAAACACAACAGCCGCTTTGTCTGGCCAAAATAACAGGGTACGGTGGGTTAAGCTAGCTGACCTCTGCTGTGAACTGAGCTGTCATTTGACACCGGACCGCTGAATGTCTCTCAGCTTGTGCTgtcatgctaacgttagctagcagtCCTCACCGTAACTGTGAGGAGGCAGCGCTTGTTAGCTAACGTTACGCTGTTAGCTATAAAACAACCGTTACTCCTGGCTCGACGCGGTGTTAGCATCCATTCGTACAGTGAACTTCAGCCGCACCGCGAGTGTGGTCAATGACATTTTCTCACAGGTGTGGTTTTTACCTTGTTAGCCGACGAGTACCTTGAGAGCAGTGGCAGCATCCCCAAAGTCTTCGCCAGTCGGTCGAGCTGTCAGCCAAGCCGTGGCGGCGGACGCGCTTCGATGTTATTGGTTGGTTTACTTAAAGGGCGATGCCACGCATTTATAGTCGGCTTGGTCGGTGGGTGGTGCAAGCCGAACGCAACCTCCCTCCTTGGCAGGTTTGGAGGTGCTGGAGCCTGGAGACTCACATGCTCACCAACCCTCCAATGGAAATGATGAATTGCGTGCTTGTCATCGTGTGAGGTGTTCAGGATGCGTTCGGGAGCCTACAGCAGCAAACAACGGCgggtttatgttatgttattatGTTAAGGTTCATGGCAAGTCTAGATGTCCAAACGTCCTTAATCCGTAATTCCATAATTTAAAAGTCAGTTAGCGAGTATTTTATCCATTGTCAGATGAGATGTTTCTGGTGTCTGGTTTGTTGCACTAAGGAAAGTAGCAGGCACCCAGAGCAGCGACACTGTCCCAAGATAAATTTATTGTTAGCCTCAAGCCATCATGACTGACACTGTTTATGTCTTCTGTATCGTCTGTCCTTTGAGAGATTTAAGATTTAAACACTGGTTTGACAGCAAACAACACAATGGCagctttatgtttttatttgagctcaaaaatgtaaacttttTTGAGATCATTGGGCACAAAAGGTGAGTTCACATCATGTTTCAGTAAGAGTCAACAAACAATTAACTAGGTGAAGAGGCTTTTCACTACAGAAGTGCTTAAGCACTCTAAAACCATGCATAGCTACACTATATGTTGCCATGATAACCTTTGAGTTTATGTAGCATGTATCATTACCTGCAGGTAAACATAacattgtgctttatttgaACAACACCTTATTTGCATCATCAATACTATGTACTGCATCTTATAAACTCATATTCAGAATTTAATTTTCCCAACATCTCATTAACTGGTATACAATCTTGATTCCATTTAAGATTATGTATACACAAACAGAGTTTAGGTAGTGACCAAAATGTGAATGTTCAAGTCATGTGAAACAATATTTTCTTACAGTGATGTACATGAGGTGATTCTATTTCTATTATATTCTTGCTATATACAGGCCAAAATCAACCAGACAGTCATACATGTTATAATACATAGTAAGCTGaaaactataaataaatagTTTAATGCTGGTTATAGAATGTATATTTACTACTAATGTACACTGCTCGCGTGTACATGAGAACCTTCAGATATGTATTGCTAAGTCTTTCTTTAATTGTTTTCTGATCCTTGACTGATGTGTATAAATCAGATTTCTTTACATTGACCTCATTCAGATAATGGACTACTGTTACTAAGACATAGTTTAGTCCAGATAATGCAACACAATTCTTAAGCTAGAAACCACAGTTACACAGTTTCTAATGTTTTAATTGGGGGAATCAAGTTTGTTGCTATGTATCAAGATGACAAACCCTGATATTTTAAGTCAATGttatacaaaataaattaaaattcacCCTGAAGTATACATGCAAGTGCCCTCAAAGGAAAAGCAAAGCCTGCCAGATTTCTATAATCTGTATAGTTTGGATGTATGGTTACAAGGACCTTCTACGTCATTACATAAACAAGGCGAAAACTACCATTGAGCACCAATATAGTTCCTTGCTGAAGAAAATAGGCCAGGCTTAGCAAACTGAAGTCAGTGGGACTTCAGTCACACATTTGAAGTGATACTCCTGTGATTTATTGTTGCAATTCCATGAAGTTTGGGGACTTGTGAGAGCCTCATTTAAAAGTGATTGGTCAAAATACATGTAGCAGAGGTCGAGATAGTTTGACTTTTAGTACTAAGCATGGGTCAGGCTTCAAAAATGCTGGATCCTATATTTCCCATCATGAAACTCAACAGAATCTTAAGTTAGACCCTCCCAACTTGTGAAACTTTTCAAACTCCACGCccccagtttgtaacacagacCATCTGTTACAAATTTGTACAAGACTGGACAATAACTGTAAATCCTTGAAGATACACTTAAATTTTAAATAGTAATAACCCCCAAGAATCAgggagataaataaatgaagttcTGTTGTGAAAATGCCTTTTAGTGCAGAAGACTCCAGTCCTTCTAATGTCTGGTGTATCCATCAGAACTTAGCATGAACAACATGTTCCAGCTTTAAGGAGAACAAGACATTCAGTTCTTGTACCACTCCTTGCCCCCAAGTTATCCCTTAACACACCCATTGAAACAAGTGTGTTTTGGCATAGAAATCATTTCCTTGTAAAGCATAGTCTATATTtcagccccacacacacattgaccCACATGAGAGCTCTATTCGCTCTCATAAATAGTCCTCTGCAGGGCTgaataagcacacacacagagagtgaggCCATGCATTCTGAAAACACAAGTTATAATAGAGCAGAGAGAGTAGTTCGTAAGTGGAAGCAGGttgctgcagcttgtttttgtgcttgGAATTCTGGGAGTGACGGCTACTTTCAAAAGCTggttcactcacacacacacacacacacacacacacacacacacacagacacacacacac
The Chelmon rostratus isolate fCheRos1 chromosome 19, fCheRos1.pri, whole genome shotgun sequence DNA segment above includes these coding regions:
- the slc35e4 gene encoding solute carrier family 35 member E4 isoform X1; translated protein: MCFSFREDNDTNMISADGFSKCEATLQDRGRRRPPAEMLHLLSAVIVWLVTGTTISSLNKWIFAVYNFRYPLLLSALHMLTAIVVDYGLIKLRVIRHRGAGEQDLTPNAKCKVFLLSLTFCASIAFGNMGLNYVQLSFAQMIYTTTPLFTLAISTLILGKQHHILKYTAMMPICLGASFSIMGEVQFDQTGCFFVFAATMLRGVKSIQQSILLQEEKINSVFLLYLMSIPSFCILAVAALALENWAMLESPLHYDRHLWVFILLSCLGSVMYNLASCCVITLTSAVTLHILGNLSVVGNLLLSQLLFGSELSTLSCAGAVLTLSGMLIYQNSEFIVSYLDARKAKAKKSGQVDFHTASGDGEDLDKACASEPTYHQQRQDRKQEDKID
- the slc35e4 gene encoding solute carrier family 35 member E4 isoform X2 → MISADGFSKCEATLQDRGRRRPPAEMLHLLSAVIVWLVTGTTISSLNKWIFAVYNFRYPLLLSALHMLTAIVVDYGLIKLRVIRHRGAGEQDLTPNAKCKVFLLSLTFCASIAFGNMGLNYVQLSFAQMIYTTTPLFTLAISTLILGKQHHILKYTAMMPICLGASFSIMGEVQFDQTGCFFVFAATMLRGVKSIQQSILLQEEKINSVFLLYLMSIPSFCILAVAALALENWAMLESPLHYDRHLWVFILLSCLGSVMYNLASCCVITLTSAVTLHILGNLSVVGNLLLSQLLFGSELSTLSCAGAVLTLSGMLIYQNSEFIVSYLDARKAKAKKSGQVDFHTASGDGEDLDKACASEPTYHQQRQDRKQEDKID